GGACTGCGGGGGTGGGTGTTGAACTCAAAGGACGCAAGCAGGAAATTCTGGAGGTTCTGGCAGAGGATATTGAAATGAGTATGCAGGGGATGCCCGGCGTTCACGAGATTGAAACCAGCCTGGAGACGGGTATGGAAGAGATTCGCGTGGTTGTAAATCGCGAACGGGCACAGCGGTATGGCATTTCTCCGCGCGATATTGCTACGAATATCGCTTCGGCACTCGGGTCGCGCGGGGCTTCACACTTCAAAACACCCCATGGCGAGCTCGATATTACCGTTCAACTCCGCGAAGAAGATCGCGCTAATCTCGAGCAGCTCAAAACAACGGAGTTTGAAAGCGATAAGGGTGGTATGGTCACGTTCTCGAGTTTGGCGGATTTCAATCTCATACAGGGACCCAATGCCATTTCCCGCGAAGACCGCCTGCCCACGCTAACTGTTTTTGCCAGTACAGAGCAAAAAGCAGTGTTCAGCGTGGGACAGATTATGAAAGCGCGTATGGAAGATGTGCCTCTGCCTGAGGGATATACGTATCAGATGGACCGCCGATTCAAGTCTATGGATGCAAAACGGGATCGGGATTTTGAGACGATGATTTTCGCACTGATTCTCATTTATATTATTATGGCTTCGCTCTTTGAATCCTATGTCCATCCGCTTACCATTATGTTCTGCATTTTCTTTGCTTTCATCGGCGTCGCGCTCGGTCTCTACACTTTTAAGATTGCTATGGATAGCAATGCGAAGTACGGCCTTCTGGTGCTTTTTGGTATTGTGGTGAATAATGGCATTGTTCTGGTCGATCACATCAACAGATACCGAAAACAGGGACTTGTTCGCCGCGATGCCATTATCCGCGGTGGGCAAGATCGCTTGCGTCCGATTATGATGACTGCTACGACCACCATTATTGGCCTGATGCCACTGGTTATTCCAATGCTTTTCGGCCATGCCGAAGGCACAGCCCGCCGCTGGGGTCCCATCGGTTTGGTCGTGGTATCGGGATTGTCTATTTCAACCATTCTGACGCTTGTTCTCCTGCCCACGATGTATTCCCTGATGGATGATCTCTCCCAATTTGCCAAGCGCGTTGTCGCGGTGGCTCGTGCGCGATAGGGCCGCGGATGAAAAAAGTACCTTCTAAGACTACTGTTCTATCAAAAGTGACGCGGCGGTCGCTTGTAATCGGTCTGGTCATGGCAGCGTGGGTCAATTTTTGGCCTGTTTACGCGAGTCTGGTGCTGCATTCCACACGCGCTGACCACGCGCATTTGTCCGTGGCTTTGCTCATTCCGTATTTGTTTTTGCTGGTGGGCAATCTGTTTCTGGGACAGCGCAGTTTGTCGCCGTCTGAGCTGCTGGTCGTGTGTTGCATAGGCATAGTGGCTGCGTGTATGCAGGGTGAGTGGCTGTCGAATTATTTTCTCGAAGCGCTCACTATGCCGCACTATTTTGCGTCGGCAGAGAACCGATGGGGAGAATTGCTGTTGCCGCATTTGCCGGGGTGGGCTGTGGTAAATGATCGTGCGGCTGTGACGCATTTTTACGAGGGACTCCCGCCTGGGGAGGGGTTTCCGTGGCGTTTGTGGATTGCCCCGCTGTTCTGGTGGGGCACTTTTTTGGGTGCTATACTGGGTGTCAATCTCTGCTTGAGTGTGATTTTGCGAAAGCAGTGGATGGCGCACGAGCGGTTGGCTTTTCCCGTGGCGCGCGCGCTTTTGGAACTGACGGGTGTGTCTGGAACGCACGGCACGCTTTCATCTCTGGTGCGGTCGCGATTTTTTCTGGTGGGATTTGCAGTCACCTTTCTGATTATTTGCTGGTTTATGGTTACCTGGTTTTATGTGGCAGTGCCGCCGCCGCCCATTTTGAGTGGGAATTTTGCGTCTAAATTGTTGCCTCTTGCGCGGGGTTTTCCGCCTTTTCAGTTTCGGTTCAGTCTTTTGACACTGGTGTTTGGCTATTTTACGAATCTGGAAGTGCTGTTTTCAATCTGGTTTTTTTCTGTGCTGGCTATTGTGCAGGCAGGGGTGTTTAATCGCATTGGTCTGGAAGTGGGCAGTGTGGATCCGTGGGGGTCTTTTCACGCGGCGGTGGGGTGGCAGAGTTTTGGGGGGATGATCGTCTTTGTCGGCTGGGGTTTGTGGATTGCGCGGTCGCATTTGCGGGATGTTTTTCGCAAAGCGTTCTGGGGCGATGATCGCGTGGATGATACCGAGGAGTTGATGTCGTATCGGACCTCTGTGTGGATGATGCTGGGCTGTTCTGTATATCTTTTGTTGTGGTTGAAAAGCGCGGGTATGGCCTGGGGTCCCATTCTGGCATTTTATTTTGCCACGCTGGTCTTGTATTTGGGATTGGCGCGGATTATGGTGGAGAGCGGGCTTATTTTTTTGCGGGGACCGATCACGGCGCAGGCTTTTACCTGGCATTTGTTCGGCGTTTTGGGCATGGGACCGGGCAGTGCGGTGATTTTGACGCTGACCAATGCGTTTGCCTGCGATGCCAAGACGTTTGCGATGACGCCTATGGCGCATGTGCCGAGGTTGGGTATGGAAATAAATAGCAGGTTGCGCAAAGCGCTCGCGCCGGGTGTGATGTTGGGGGCGTTGATTGGGGCTGCGACGGCTGTGGGATTTATTTTGTATTACGGCTATTATGTGATGGGGAGTTACAATTTTGGGACTGTGAGTTTCAGGGGTATTGGGGCGCTGAATCTGGCGGGGTTTAACCAGCTCGCTGCGGGGCGCATTCAAGCCGGGACAATGGGTACGAGTTGGGATCGTATCGGTTTTTTGGGAATTGGCGCCGCATTTACGGGTTTGTTGTTTTTCTTGCGGTATCGGTTTCCGGGGTTTCCGCTTCATCCGATTGGGTTTACGATTTCAGCTTCTGCACCGCTTCGCAATACAACGCTGACGATTTTTCTTGTTTGGGCTTTGAAGACGATTGTGTTGCGGCTTGGCGGCCTGGAGCGCTATCGCAGGTTGACACCGCTTTTTCTGGGTATGATGGTCGCTTATATGGCGGGCACGGCAATCGGTGTTGTCGTGGATTGGATATGGTTCCACGGGCAGGGGCATATGATCCATGTTGCGTGGTGAGTGGGCTTACTTTGCTCTTATTAGCCGATATAAATTTGGAATTGTCTCCCGGTGGTCGCCCTGGATATAATAGCTTTCGCCGCCGTCGCGCACGGTGCGAACGAGGATGGTTTTGAAGGGGCGGTAGTAGTAGCGGGGGTCGGTTTTGGGGGCTTCGGTGTCGAGGTCGTCGCCGAGGGGGATGAGGTCGAAGACAGCCGTGGTAAATTTGGCGATGCTGCGACCTTCCTGGCGGGCGACATTGCGGGCCATGGCGAGGGCTTTGAGATAGACTTCAGGTCCCATGATGGCCGTGCCGATGTTGAGGAGGACGCCGCCTTCGAGGTGGGAGATGGATTCTGTGAAAATTAAGAAGTCGGTGTAGGTGCTCGCGCCAATCGCGGCACCGTCGCAGTTGGGGTGTTCGTGGACGATGTCATAACCGATGCTGACGTGTGTGGTGATGGGGATGTTGAGTCGGACTGCAGCGGCAAAAATGCTGATGTCTTTGTGTGGGTAATTGCTTTCGAGGATGTCGCGCCCAACGGCTTCGCCCAGTCCAATGCCTTTTTGCGCCGCTGTCTGGGCAATGAGGTTGAGGTCGCCTGTTTCTGTCCACAGTCCAAATTCTCCGGTGCGGATATATCTGCCCACGCTTTCGGTGGTTGCGCCGATGCGGGCAAATTCGTAGTCGTGAATGGCGCAGGCACCATTGCCCGCAATATGGGTGATGAGGCCGCGTTCCATCAGGTCGATGAGATAGCGCGCAGCGCCGGCGCGAATGACGTGGGCGCCGATCATGAAGATGACCGCGCGATTGTTTTGCCTGGCGTGTACTATTCGATCTGCGACGATGGGAAGGTTGGGGTTGTCAAAGGGAGGTATTGGCGCGTCGAGGTCGGGAATTTGATCGACAGAGAGGTCGTGTTCCCGCTGGTCGAGCGGGCGGAGTTTGAGTTTGGAGCGGTCGAAGGTTTTGTAGGGCATGTTTGGGATTTTTAGATGTATTGGTATTCTTTCATCGCGGGATGCAAAAATTCAAAATTATGGACGCCATCATCGGTTTTCCATCTGCCTACGGAATCGGGACGTACGATCACTTTGCCCAATGGAAATCCGAGGAATGCCTCTACTCGCGCAAATGTCTCTTCCTGATTTAATATCGCATCCTCAAATCGCACGGTGATACAGTGTTTGGGCACGGGCGTGGATTTCATGATTTCATACTGATATAACCAGGAAATCGCCCGCCGTTTGCGTATGTCATCTGTGTGCGGATATTGAATATCGAAATCGCTCAAATCATCTGTTTTATGCCCACTCAAAATACAATCGCGCGGGTCGCGCACCCAGTGAATGTATTTTGCATCGGGAAACATGCGCACGATCCACGGATAGACGAGTGTGGTCTCGGGTAATTTCCATCCGTAGTTCTCGTACCGATTTCTGGGGGGAAGCACGTCTTGCAAATAGGTTTCGACGAGGTGGATAAATTCGGGGTCGATGTCCATGGTGTGCAGGTCATCAAAATCCCACGATAATCCGCCATTCCATTTTACGTATTTTGCCATTACGCGGCACGCATCGTACAGCGCCTGGGGAGGCATTTTATCGCCCGATGCATTGATCAAGCGTCCCATGTACATACCGCTGGCATAGAGCGTGTGGGAGATCAAGCGCGTGCCCGAATGCCCACGTCCGATAACTGTGACTAACGACAATGTTTCCTCCTTATAAATTTTTTTCAAACTCGTTTTTTATGCGAATTTTGTCGGCTGCATTTCCAAAGCCCAGGCTGAACCATCCCTCATAGCCCATGGCGTTTAAGCGTTTGAAGAGCGCGGCAAAATCGATTGTGCCTTCTCCCGGTACCAGGTGTATTTCGCGATCGCCATTGTTATCATTTATGCGTACCTGGCCGATGTTATCTACGCCAAAGGTATCGAGAAATCCATCCCAGCCTTCGGGTACGAGATGTCCGTGCGCGACGTTGAAAGCCCACTTGAAGTGATCGGATTGAATGGCATCAAAAAACCATTGCGTCTCTTCAACATTGTGCGGCAAATAGTGAATTTCGGCGTGTTCGGGTTCCAGGTTGTGGTTTTCAAAATAGATCGCGACGTCGGTTTTTTCCGCTCGATGTACCAGCCGCTTCATGCGTTCTATGGCAGCATCTCGGCGCAGACCTGTATCACCAAAGTGATAGCCCCCATGGCCGACGATCCAGCCGCATCCCAACCGAACTGCGAGGTCAAAATTGGCGTTCACATAGTCATCGACTGCTTCGGATAAGATTGGGACATATTCGGCATTGTTAATGGCAGAAGAGGGATGTACGCCGATTTGCACTGCGTGTTTCTCGCACAAATCTCGAATGCGTTTTACGCGCGCATTGTCAAAAGAAGTTAGATTATTTGGGGGCATATCGGCCTGAAAGTCGATATAGCGAAATCCATTTTCTGCACCCCATACAATGCCTTCTTCAAGGGGTGTGGATTTGTCCATGTTGTATCCAAATCGTCCGCTCATTATTGTCTCCATAAAGTTGATTGTGACTATGGATGGATATCAATTGGCGTTCCATCTTTTACAGAAGCCCAAATTTCATCCATGGCTTCGTTTGATACGGCTATACATCCATCCGTCCAATCGCGTCCCAAGAACCAGTATCTATTCCACAGCGATGCCGATTTCCCCGTTGGGTATCCGTGAACCATGATAGCTCCGCCTGGGTTTACACCAAGGGAGTCTGCGCGTTGTTTGTCGGCTTTGTTTGGATAGGATATGTGTATAGATAGATAGTATTTGCTATTGGGATTGCGCCAGTCCAATATGTAGCGGCCTTCTGGCGTCCGCGAGTCGCCTTCTCTTACTTTATGACCCTCGGGCGATTTGCCCAGTGCAATTGGATATTGTTTGAGCACGCTGTCGCCCCGGCACAATTGCAACACGCGTTTTTTTTTGTACACGACTACGCGATCTACATTGGGTATTTGCTCACCCAAAACGGGTGTTAATAGAAGGAAGATGATAAATATCCCTATCAGTGCGGTGAATGGTTTCCGATGTAAAAAAATCATTACCCAATCAGTGCCTGGTACACGAGTGTCTTGAATTCAGCGCGAATGCGATAGTAATTTGCGGGCATAAATTGCGTGAGCAATAATCCGACGAGTTCTTCTTCATAATCGATCCAGAACGCTGTTGTTGCCGCGCCGCCCCAGCGGAATGTTCCCACACTGCCGGGACCGCCAGCGGCTGCATCGAGCAATATCGCGCCTCCCAATCCAAAACCTTCACCCGATAGATTTGTCAGTCCCAGAGAGATGGGCATCAGTTCGTCGGGCAAGTGGTTCATTGTCATCAGTTCGACGGTTTTGCGTCCCAATAGCCGTACGCCTTGAAACGCGCCCCCATTGAGCATCAGGTGGCAGAAGCGAATATAATCAGAGGCTGTGGAGACCAATCCGCCACCGCCGGAATAGAATTTTTGCGGACTGGAAAATTTGCTGGTTGCCGGGTCGTCAATTACTCGAATCCCACCTTCTTGTGCCGGGCCGTAATTTGTCGCAAACCGATGGCCCTGTCCTTCGCGCACCCAAAATTCCGTGTCTTCCATGCCCAGGGGATCTAAAATTCGCTCTCTGAAAAATGCATTAAGGGGCATGCCGGAAACAACTTCGACAAAATGCCCGAGTACGTCGGTCGATACGCTGTAGCGCCAGGCTGTACCCGGTTGATTCGCCAGCGGCAGTGTTGCCAGTGTTTGTACCATTTCCTTTGTCGAATGGTCTGGCCGATTAATTTTTGCCTCATTATACATTTGTTCGACGGGCGAATTGCCCATAAAGCCATAGGTCATCCCCGATGTGTGGGTCATCAAATGGCGAATTGTGATTTCTCGCTCCAGGTTCTCTGGGGGTATGCCTGTACCGGCGAAGACTTTTACATCATTCAATTCTGGAATATAATTCGATACGGGATCATCCAGTTGAAAGAGTCCCTCTTCAAAGAGCATCATGGCCGCGACAGTTGTGATCGGTTTGGTCATTGAATAAATCCGATAAATCGTATCGCGCGTTGTGGGTACTTTTGTGTCTTGTGTCCCGAAACATGAAAAATGCGCGATTTTGCCCTGCCGACAGACCATCGTTATAATGCTGACGAGTTTGCCTTCG
The Gemmatimonadota bacterium DNA segment above includes these coding regions:
- a CDS encoding sugar phosphate isomerase/epimerase, with product METIMSGRFGYNMDKSTPLEEGIVWGAENGFRYIDFQADMPPNNLTSFDNARVKRIRDLCEKHAVQIGVHPSSAINNAEYVPILSEAVDDYVNANFDLAVRLGCGWIVGHGGYHFGDTGLRRDAAIERMKRLVHRAEKTDVAIYFENHNLEPEHAEIHYLPHNVEETQWFFDAIQSDHFKWAFNVAHGHLVPEGWDGFLDTFGVDNIGQVRINDNNGDREIHLVPGEGTIDFAALFKRLNAMGYEGWFSLGFGNAADKIRIKNEFEKNL
- a CDS encoding L,D-transpeptidase family protein; this translates as MIFLHRKPFTALIGIFIIFLLLTPVLGEQIPNVDRVVVYKKKRVLQLCRGDSVLKQYPIALGKSPEGHKVREGDSRTPEGRYILDWRNPNSKYYLSIHISYPNKADKQRADSLGVNPGGAIMVHGYPTGKSASLWNRYWFLGRDWTDGCIAVSNEAMDEIWASVKDGTPIDIHP
- a CDS encoding beta-lactamase family protein, producing MQRYIDEGKLVSIITMVCRQGKIAHFSCFGTQDTKVPTTRDTIYRIYSMTKPITTVAAMMLFEEGLFQLDDPVSNYIPELNDVKVFAGTGIPPENLEREITIRHLMTHTSGMTYGFMGNSPVEQMYNEAKINRPDHSTKEMVQTLATLPLANQPGTAWRYSVSTDVLGHFVEVVSGMPLNAFFRERILDPLGMEDTEFWVREGQGHRFATNYGPAQEGGIRVIDDPATSKFSSPQKFYSGGGGLVSTASDYIRFCHLMLNGGAFQGVRLLGRKTVELMTMNHLPDELMPISLGLTNLSGEGFGLGGAILLDAAAGGPGSVGTFRWGGAATTAFWIDYEEELVGLLLTQFMPANYYRIRAEFKTLVYQALIG
- a CDS encoding efflux RND transporter permease subunit — its product is TAGVGVELKGRKQEILEVLAEDIEMSMQGMPGVHEIETSLETGMEEIRVVVNRERAQRYGISPRDIATNIASALGSRGASHFKTPHGELDITVQLREEDRANLEQLKTTEFESDKGGMVTFSSLADFNLIQGPNAISREDRLPTLTVFASTEQKAVFSVGQIMKARMEDVPLPEGYTYQMDRRFKSMDAKRDRDFETMIFALILIYIIMASLFESYVHPLTIMFCIFFAFIGVALGLYTFKIAMDSNAKYGLLVLFGIVVNNGIVLVDHINRYRKQGLVRRDAIIRGGQDRLRPIMMTATTTIIGLMPLVIPMLFGHAEGTARRWGPIGLVVVSGLSISTILTLVLLPTMYSLMDDLSQFAKRVVAVARAR